The stretch of DNA ATCTCAAGCTGTATATCAGCGTGATATCAACACGAGTGAACTGTTAACGCCTTCCTCTTGTAGTGACCTCAAAGCTTAAAGGACTGGTCAAGAAAGAGATTATCAAACGAACCGTCCTCTCTGCTTATTTCGCTGCCGTCAGCTTGCCTCTGTAAGCCATATATTCAAGGACGTTGCGTTGAGCATTAAGATAAAACTGCAGCTGACAGATCGAGTCCTGTATTCTGTGTCCAGCTCCGTCTACTCTATGGCGACCATGACTCTCGACAATACCTGGATGCATGCTGTTGATCGAGCTAAAAAGGCTGGTCGATTATTAGGAGAAGTTATCGAGAAGCGAGTCCAGGGTGAAAGACCTGTCGTACTTGTGGGTAGTCTGACCTTAAACGCCCTGGGATCATTGCATCATAATATAAGGAGTTCGTCTCGCCCCTTCGATTCGCTGATATGGTGTTATTCGCTTCACTAGATTGGATCGTCAGTAGGAGCACTCACCGTGCTCCATGCCTTACTCTATCTCGCTTCTCTGCCGTCTCCAACACCAGGGAAAGGCTCGGTACCAACTTATGTCGAATCTGCATATATGATCTCTTTACCTTCGGCACCTACGGCTGAGGAGTGGCAGAAAGTCAGGAGTGTCACCGGCAGAAGGGTAGTAAATGCTTATAGTGACGCTGATTTGGTATTAGCGGGAGTTGTCCGGTAAGTCTATACCGCAGATTCCCTTAAAAGTCTCTCGAGTTAGCGCGATCTTTGGGGTGTAGTTTCATGCATGCTGACTTGTGGGATGGTTGTACATAAACAGACTCCACGAGGTCGTCTCAAGGGCTGCAGTCATGTCCAACGGAATTCGAGTAGCGGGACTGGGACCGGTCGAACAGCCTGGAATAGAGGATATCGACGTCTCGTCGGTTCTTAGAGGTCATATGGAAATACAAGCTAAGATGCCTGAGATCCTGAAtattatcgatatcgatgctTAAACCTAGTTCCAATCTTATTTATAGTCAAATTGATCGATAAACGTATAGATGTAATGTCATTGTCAAAGTTAAGATTATGAGATTTGATATGAGTACTAACCGTCATACATTGTAGGATATAGAGCCTCATAGAAAGTACTACTTGTGACTAAGCGAAATTGGTCAGAAAATTAAAAAGCTGGCAAACGAACGCAATACACACCACAAGCACGGAATCGGATGTAGCCATCAGCCCGACTTTATACTGTGGAATTTCATGATTGCTTATGCCACCTATTACGGTTCAGAGTGGGGACCCACGCCGAACGAGAGATATCCATGTATGTCTCATTGTGCTGATCAGTCCTTTCAGCCCATGCTATGAGACGGGTTTCGCATCCTCGCTCAGAATGACAGAGAGGCTCGGCTTCTCTTAAAGGAACTATGTGTCTATGGAGGGTTATCGTTTCGGTGACAGAGCATGAACTGCAGGGGAAGCTGCATGCTATATCACCCCATGCTCCCCGTATATATACTTTGAATGGCCTTCATGAACTTGATCCTCTCAGTGTCAAGCGTCTCTTGCATCGTTCGCATAACGAATCAATAATCTTTTCGTCGCCCTCACGATGGACGAAAACGAATACAACCGCTCCTGGCAAGAGAGTTTTCAAAATGCTGCCAATCTGAGCCAACTGGGTCAATCAGATGAGGCAAACAATGAAGGGTGGCAAACCTACAATCATTTTAACCAGCCATTGCCtaccatcaaccaacaacagGCATACCAGCAAAGGTATATGCCTTCTGTGAACCATGCTTTTGCATCATCAAGCAATCTTCCGCCTGGTTCATATCCCGGTTGAATATCCCCCAGCTCTTCTGGAGGGTTCAAGCGAACACTTGGGGGCCGCAACAAATAGACAGCTTCCCGATGTCGGcacaatgtcagcttttGATTCACCCGGCCATAATCAAGCGCAATGGGATACACTTGGTGTCGAGCCAGGACAAGAGCTAAATGCTAACTTCTGGGATTCTCAGAGCTTATATCCTTCATCTGCAAGCGATAACGCCAATGACTATGGTAAGTGACCTAACGTTTCTTTACCTTGCTATTACTCGAGTCCAATGCACTTATGTATGCGATAAAAGCTGAGCGAAGCTGCGTTGAGCGATGGATATGCAGGATCCAGTCAAGGCGAAGCGGCGAGtaaagacgaagatggtaaGTCGGATCAAATCCCCTCGTGACCAGGACATACAACGATGTTGAAGACATCTCCATCTCAGGCGGGTCAGAACATGAGTCTAGGTTCGGCAAGTACAAATCACACAAACGACGTGGAAGACCGGTCAGAAGTCTCAAGCTTTTGATGTCCGAATGGAATGCGGCCAAAACGGAGCGAGATAATCTAGAATCACAATTAGCGACCCTCAAGGCAAATGATCTGCTACAGGGTGCTGTCGTCTCCAAAGTATCCAGGAAAGCGAGCAACAATCCtagtggaggtgagtcagatcTAATTACCAGATAATCCACATAGACAGTATAATAGCAAAAGGGGAATCCTCATCTGGTGAAGTACGAATAGCTTTCTCTGACCTGTTTGGAATCTACTGCCACAAACGAGACCCTCGTGTCGGAGATCGCCGCCTTGATCTTCGCCAAAACAGTCAATCTCCAACTTTTTCTCGCAACTATGATAAGAGACAGAAACTACTTTTCCTTCTTAGacagatccatcatccaaccaCGTAGACCAAGATGCCCGACGAGATCGTACTGCCTGCCCCTGCGGAGTGAGTGACGCGTGTGTCAAGTCAGACTGCCCTGGAGACCATTCACTGATGCAATTTCCGTTCGTCCTACCAGcttccatgtccatgtccgTCAGGGGAAGATGTGTGAACTTGTGACCCCACAGGTAGCCAAGGGAGGTGTGAGGACCGCATACGTcatggtaagtcatctatAATCTGGCTTGCTCCCAGACTCGAGCGGTCCTGGGCTGTACGCTTCCCCTCTGTTGCGATTATCCACTtgaaatgctgatatgtaGCATGCTACTACCTCAGCCCAACCTTGTCccaccactcacatccaccGATGCCGTCCTCGCCTACAAAGCCGAACTCGAACGACTTGATCCTTCCATCCAATGGCTCATGACTCTCTATTTGCATCCTGATGTCACCCCTGAGGAAATTAGGAAAGCTGCTAAAGCCGGTATCAGTGGTGCGTATCCAAGATCGAAAGTGATGGTTCTACATGGCGATGTGACGAGCCGTGGTGTTGGAATTGCATGGTGTCTGATATGAGCGGGCGTGGGTGTGGGCGAGCGAGATGCTGAATCATTCCCATTTGCTGATCATACTGGATGACTGGTTTCTAGGTGTTAAATCATATCCTCGAGGTGTTACCACAAACTCCAATTCCGGTATAGAAGATTACGGAGTGTACTATCCCGTGTTCAAAGCtatggaggaggaaggaatggtaTTGAATTTACATGGAGAAGTACCTAGTGATCCCGAGAAGGTTAGTGGGCGcatacaacaacaatcattCCAAAAATACATCGACTGACGAATAGATATCATCGACTACTTTTAGAACATATCCATCCTCAACGCCGAAGTTCACTTCCTCTCACACCTCAAGAAGCTCGCCTATGATTTCCCCAACCTCCGTATCGTTCTCGAACATGCTACGACGTCTAACGCTGTCGACTCTGTCCTCTCCCTTCCAGCCAACGTAGCATGTTCCATCACcgctcatcatctctatctcaCAATTGACGAAGTCGCTCCTCAACCCCACCATTTCTGTAAACCCCTAGCTAAAGAACCTAAAGATCGAAAGGCTTTGCAGGAAGTAATCAAATCCGGTAATCCCAAGTTTTTCCTTGGTTCAGATTCCGCTCCCCATCCTCTTTCGAGCAAGATACCTAATCTCACTCAGGATGGACACAGCGTATCAGCCTGTGCGGCTGGTGTGTACACTTCGCCCATATTGATACCGCTCGTAGCGACCCTGCTGGAGAGTTTCGGTGCGTTAGATCAACTTCAAAACTTTGTTTGTGATAATGGTAGGAATTTTTACACAGTATCTGCCCAAAAAGGACAGGAATTGAGACTGGTCAGAACATCTcgagaggaaggtaaggGGATAGTCAAAGGTACACTGAAAGGTGACGATGGTATTGAGGTTTTACCGTTCTGGACGGGTAAGAAATTGGAATGGGAAATTGTCAACTGAGGAATTCAGAGGCGATGATAGTCTATATGCATATTGTATACAAATTGAAAACAAGGGAATAAGGAGTGAGCATGAGTATTATTCAAGTCTCTAGTATATCTGATTTTCTATAGCTCAGTCGTAAATGTTTCCCAATCAATGATCTAATCTCCATCGTTATCCTTCGCTCGTATTCGCCGTAAGACGTAGGGAGCATCATTTCTTCTTGTCCAATTCGAGTTGCAATCCCTCCCAGATACTCTCGGCGGCAATAGTACTTCCCTCCCTGGTACCGTTCTCAGTGACAATATCAGACAATTCCTTGCACCTAGCTTTCATTCTCTGAGCTTCAGGAGCATCTGGCGTGGCTCCCACTACCCTAAGGAGAGCTTTGGTGAATTCAGGTTGAGAGATACCGGGACTGGATGCGCAAGAGACGAAACAATTTTATGATGTGCGAGGTCAGCTTAATTCGATAGCATctactgtactgtatgagTCTGACCACACTCACGCAGCTTTGGCGTTACCCCATACTCCATTGTTGAAGTAAGACAATCTTCCAGCGAAATCATAGCAGTCTATCCAGGCAGGCATGAGGATCTGGGGTGTTCCGGTACTACCACAATACTCTGGTCAGCTGAAAGGATTCGCAATAGTAGCATTAATCTGTATTACTCACGCTAGACCCTCATGATACGAATTACTTCCACCATGATTAACGAAACAAACTACATTACCAGTTTTCAATATCGCCAATGGATCTGGTTTAAGCCAATCGACAATCTTCAATctatcctcttgatcttgccCATCATTTATAACGAAATGACCGTATTTCTGTAATTTCCATAACACCTGTACATCCTTTCTCTTATCCAATAAAATTCTAATGGAAATTAACATGTTATTGGCGAATTCGCGGGAAGTCTTATAATGAGTACCCAAAACAATCAATACAGTAGGTCTTTCCATGACCCATTTATACAAATCCATATCAATACTTTCTAAAGGTTTGACAGGTAAAAGTATTGGTCCACAGCATTTCAACCATTTTGGAATTTTACCTGGAATTTCAACTTTCTCATTTGATACGCACAAGAATTTCGTTTGGAGTGTAGATTTATTTTGAAACATTGGTAGATTCCCTTTGAAACCGGATTGATTTCTTACTTTATTGAATAGTCTATGTCGCCCGTCGTATTTCAGAACCCACTTGGCGAAGAATATGAATGCGAGGGTGTTGAGGGGTCGGAGATACCATGGAAGAGGATAGGGATAACCTGTTCCAGGACTACGACATTTTCAGAAAATTCAGTATGAGTTCAGTGAGTTGAAGCAGTACAGCGAGATTTCTTAATACCAGAAACTCACCATGGCCATTTGAAAACGTCTTTACCTTGTTGAGCAGTCGCCAGATCTTTGAAAGTATTCGGACTGAGGAGTATACACTTCCTTCCCAATTTCATTATAGCATCTCTACCAGGTTCGAACACTGCGTCGCAAACGATGAAATCGGGATCGAGGTCAGAGATGATCTGTTCGCACTGTTGAGCATAGTAGACGTAATCTGATGGCTCCTCCGCATGGAGGATATTGGTCATTGATAAAGCGAGTTTGATAGCTCCAAAGAAACCCGGTGGAGTGAATAAGTGTTTGAGTAGGCCTCCTTAAAAGTTCAATCGGGTTAGTAAAACATGTTGTCAGGTGCAACgcagtacagtacagtacagcGTACGACAATTACTGTGCACTCTAAAGGTCAttgtaaactcacctttcttcccGTTATCAACCTCACTATCGTCATATTTATCCAAAAAATGCTGAatcatccctttccccttAATCGTCAAGAATGTCACATAATCCGGACATCTTTGCTTCAGCGACTCGAACGAACACAAGTAAATATCTAGATCTTCACCATGGAGAGATTGCAGTTTGTTGATCACTGATAGTTGGATATTCGCTTGACCCGCTTCGCAACTAGATTATATGACACGAAAGGATTTCAGCCATCATTTTTGAAGTATTGTGAGAGAGTGAACCCACCAGGTGAGAAACAGAAGTTTTGATCttgaatttgattttgacatCTTGCGGTCCTACCCTTTACCTGTTTCAGGATTGATAACGATTGAATTGGTTGGTGTTCATGAGAAAACAAGGTCAAGTGTAGGTCAAATATCAGATCAGTGTATGCTGctatatatcagtatatagACATATCTAAAGGTATCTGctatatatccatcatcatgcCCTGCCCCGGCGGTAATCTTCTTTCTACTGCTTTTTTTTCACGTAAAATCTCACTCTCGATACGCTCTGACACTGTGAATCAGAGTTAGATCTATTTTGGTGGGTTTATCGGCCATGTTTGTTTGTCTGATGTACCCTTATCAAGGGATCCGAGTAGTGTGTAAGTCAGTAGTACCTTTCGATCAGAAAGGTTTTGATGAATTGTTTAGGTCTTACCGAGCGATAAGGAATCAAAGCGACTCACACTGTGAAAGATGACCTGATAAAGGGACTCACTTTGAGGGAAGCAGAAAGCCACAATGGTGCCTTGTTCTTTCAACCTTTGACTGTGGTGTCCTTCCAATGCATGTACACAGTATGCGCAGTAGAGATAAGGTCAGTTGCGTATCCAAGTCCAAGTCCATAAAGGGATCGGTGGTGTTGCGCGGTCAGAAGAAAGGAGTGATCGATTACTCGGAGATTTCTATTACTCGCTTCGAAGGGTCGGTCAGAAAGGTACACCGATTAACAGGTACTGTAAACCTGAATCAAGCATCAATGCTCATCGCCGACAATCAGCttctgatgagatgatagCCAATGCATACAACTCATTCCACTTGTTAACCTAACGCCGTCACTGATGCAAtagtgtatatatatatatatagccTTCAGAACGTTCACGCCTGAATACCGAAATTGACACCTTGCGCCAAAGGCATCTTTGAAGAATAATTGACAGTTGCCGCCGACCATCTGACATATTGTTTCCATGCATCCCCACCGGACTCTCTTCCCCACCCCTATAAATCAACAATTAGCTTGGCATAGCAGAAGGATGCAGGATGGCCGAGTTGACCGATCACTCACAGTCGATTTGTTACCTCCGAATCCTGCTCCAATTTCAGCTCCCGATGTACCTACGTTGACCTATAAGTCATGAGGTAGATAAGCATATAAACGATTTTGTATATACGTAATGAGAAACGTACGTTGACAATTCCACAATCACTTCCATCGGGACCTAACCATTTACCCATCGATTGGACATTCGAAGTGAACAGGGAACTTGATAGACCTTGAGGGACGGAGTTGTTGATTCTGTATCAAGGAGGAGACCATAACAACATGAGAATATGCCGTACGAGGTATAATCATTGAGGTGGAGATGAAACCGAGGACTGGTTAAAGGTATCACGATACTCACTCAATAGCCTCTTCAATCGTCTCAAATTCCCTCACGTACAAAATAGGCGCAAAGACCTCTTCGTTCCAgcactcatcatcctttgatGGCCTAACCACAACCGGCCATACCCAATTCCCCTTATCTTCCACCCCGaattcaccaccttctatcCTTCCAGATCTCAGCGTTAGGATTTCTCCTCCACGTTCGGTTATACCCGCCAAGGTCTTTTCGTACTTTTCCACTGCAGCTTGGTTATGCAAGGGACCAATCAAGGTGGAAGGTTCCAAGGGATCACCGACGAGTAATTGATTAGTAGGGTGGGTGGAGTCGTAGATTTTCAGAAGACGAGACAGGAATTcggaagagatggatttaTGTAATAACAATCGTCGTGTTGAGGTACATCGTTGACCGCTATTTGGGTTTCACCTGTCAGCAAGCTTACAGCCGGAATTCGTATAGACCTGAGCTTACGCAGTACCGACAGCAGCAAAGAGCACACCCTGCAACGCGAGTCCTAGGTCGGCATCCTCGTCGACAATGACAGCTATATAGTGGTCGCTTGAATCAGTATTGTACACCATGAGCACTCTTCAGATTGTACTGCACTCACCGTTATTCCCACCAAGTTCGAGGATGGTCTATCAATATGTACTTATAAGCTGACATCCGGGGCATACCACTTTAACGCAGCTCACCTTTCCGAATCTATCTTGTACGGCTTTACCGACTTCCTTTCCTACCTTCTCACTTCCCGTGAAACTGACTACAATGTCGATCGTAGCAATTAGCCTGAACTGTTCAGTTCATTACATTGAGTGATATATATCCACTCACTCAAAGGTATATCCGTACTTCCCACAACAGCCTTACCCACATCCACCCCACCGCACACAAGCGCAGCAACAGCAGCCGGAAGACCGTTCCTCTCCAAGACAGGTTGGATCAGCTTTGTGACTGCTATAGAAGCAAGGGGAGTTGATGGAGCAGGTTTCCAAACGGTCGAGTTTCCAGTGACGAGTGCGATGGTCATGTTCCATCCGTAGACCGCTACAGGGAAATTGAAAGCGGAGAGTATTCCCACTACACCCAGTGGGTTGGGGTCTAGAATGACACAGTAAGCATAACCATTCAGGTGGTCTGCAACAAGACGTGCTTAAGGGAGACACTTACTTTCGTAGATGACATGTTCAGGTCTCTCCGAAGGTAATACATTCCCTTTCATCGATCTCGATAATCCCGTAGCGTAATCGCACTGTGATCAGATGTGATCCCATGAGTATCCTCTTACACTACGACGATACGATTGGTATGAAGTAGGGTAATGAGACGGAGTATAGAGGAAACTTACAATATCGATGAATTCAACTACTTCACCTCTACCTTCACTTTTGATCTTACCCATTTCTAGCGATACCAGATCTCCCAGCTCGTCCACCTTGGAGGATAATGCTTCTCGGATCTGTCTCACGACTTCCCCCCTTTTTGGGGCTGGCATCCTTCGTACAATCTTGGATGCTTCGAGGGATGCTTGAATGGCCGAATGGGTCTCTTCGATTGATGCCTGTCAAACAAATACAAGACCATAAAAGGTCAGCAACCGAGTTGAGAGTCATACAAAGTCATGTGGGAAAGAAGGcaggaggaaaggaagtaACCAGCTCACCCCTCTGATCCTTCCCAGGATTTCTCCCGTAGCAGGACACCTAGAGATCAATTCCTCCCCTGAACCTTTCCATGAAGTACCATCGAAGCAACCAGGAATGGtggtatcagtatcagtaggtaaatcaagagaagagaggatttTGGATGCTCTGGTAGATAGATATCTCGTTTGTGATCGTGAGAGGCCCTTCAAGGTGGCTGGGCGGAAGAGGGACTTGGGTAGCATAGTGTACGGTCTATGGTATGTTTTTATGTCAGCTTGGATGCAGGGTCAAGGGGATACAAAAAGCTGAGATACTCACTAGGTAGGTCTAGTAATAACTCAGTGGTAGAGTGGAAATGGGGGAGCGATGGAAGTTGGACGATGATCCTTTGTTTTCCGACTTCGTGGTGATCTTGCAGACTGTTTGCCTTACTGGACGAAAGCAAGGTGGATTTGTTACTAGTGACTGTGCGATATAGCTTGGTAGATGCTAGTGATGATCATATAAATGCAACGGCCATGTATGTGTTgaatagatatatatatgtccagaaggatgaatggaatggaGTGGTCACTGGtcatttgttgttgatgtgCGTGGGTGAGCGCGGTTAACCCGATAACCGAAAACACGTCCACACAGCACAGCACAAGCGCTTATCGGGCAGTCAGATGCTACCAGAGCTGCAGCTACAGCTATATATGTCATAGTCTGTTGACTCATGCATTGTATACGGCATGTCATCATGGACCATAGGGTCAAGCGGTAGTATCAATGGTAGTCCATAGATGCATAGCATGTTCTATACAAAGACCGACTAGCGATCGATTCACTCTCACTTTGTACAACAAAGTAAATCATAGAATACGAATACTACCAAAAGAATGTCGACATGGCATGGCATGGCATGATGAAGAAATGCAATTGTAAATGACAATTGTGATAACAGTCAAATTGTCAAATTGTCAAATTAATAAAAACCCACTATATAAAATAAAAACCCATTTGTGTATCGTAAAAAAATAATCGAACATAGTATaaatatgaagatgattataATCTGATCAACAGATCATAATTAAAGATATAATGATGACTTGCGCCTACAAGTCAACACTGAAGATTGTCAATGTAAATGTAGATGTTCTTGTCATTGACGACAGTCCGTGAATGAATATGAACGTATTTACATGAAATCAGATCAAAattgttctttcctttctttccctttcactCCAAAAAATTCAAAAATTAGAAGGAAATACCTTGGATACCGTGAGCACCGGGTAAGTTTGATCTTCTAGATCTACCACCGTGTCTGGCAGTTAATCTCTTGGTAGGGGGTACATCTCTCTTTCGTTGAGACACGGAAGTGGAACCGGTCGCACCAGCCTTGAATTGATCGTAGATGATGGTAGATTGTTGCTTTGAAGGCATGTTGGACCATGAACTCAAGATGGTATCGTACGAGTCGGAAGATACATCAACGTAGAATCCTTGGTGGTTCCATAATCCCCATCGACCCATGTTGACGGTAGAGTGTGCCCAAGATAACCATGACAAGTTGTATTTGTTGGCTTGGTTGAGGATGTAAGAGAGGGTCTCGCCATCAGCCATGAATTCACCGAGCATACTGGGGATACCGTAGCCAGTCCATTTGTCGACATAAGCTTGTACACTCTCAGCGTATTGTTGGACGTTGGAGTCGTAGTCAGATCCCATCATAAGGTATTCGTGGAATGAGTAGACGACGTTGGTCCAACCGTATGTGCTTGGGTCAGTGGAGATGGATTCGTGCTAAATATCAGAGTGTGGTCAGCTTTGGATATCTCACGACTGCCAAGCATTCAAAAGGTTACTCACAATGATGATCCTATTGGCATCGACGGATCGAACGGCATCGTACAAATCTTGTTGAAGATTGTTACCATATGATCCGGTAGGTTCGTTGATGACGTCGAAAGCAGCAATAATAGATTCACCAAGGTAGTGGGTGGCGACCTTCTTCCAGATTTCACCAGCAGCATCTCGTTGACTTTGACCATCATCAGTGTTCTCCGAGATGGCAGAGTAAGAAGCTTGTTGACCGGCCCAAATGTGGAAATCCAAAATCACGTAGATACCTCTTGATTTTGCTTGAGCGACAGCCCAATCGAGATGAGTGAAAGCATCATCTCTCCAGTTACCACTGGCATCGTAAAGATTTCTGAAACCGAAAGGAAGTCTGATAACGTTGAAACCGATGTTGGCAATGTTGTCGAAATCATCTGATGTCAACCAGTTATTGATCCATGCTTCCCAGAGGGTGTTGGCCTTATCGGTACCGAATCGAGTTTCCAAGGTGTTAAGAGGGAATCGATCAGGGTTGGTCGAATCGGTAATACCACACATCCAATCTTCCCATACTAACCATCCACCGATGTTGGTACCTCGGAGCACAACTTCGTTTCCGTCGCTGTCGACAATCTTAGATCCACTCGTCTGGAGATAGCCAGAAGAGACAGATCCGGAGGAAACGGAGGTGCTAGCAGACGAGGTGGCAGAGGTGGTGTTGTTGGCAGAGGCTGAccaggatgatgaggtagcGGTGGCGGTCGCAGTGACAGCAGCGGTGTTGTTGACAGATGACCAAGATGAAGCAGTCTCAGTGACAGAGGCGGTTCCCCACGTAGACGAAGCGGTGGCAGAAGCATTGGCGGATGGTGATCCAGCCCAGAGCCCACCACCGATCATACTGGTGGAGGTAGCAGTAGCAGTATCAGACGAGGTAGCAGTGGCATTAGCAACAGCGGTTGCGGTAGCAGTAGCAGTATCAGACGCGGTAGCAGTGGCAGTAGCAACAGCGGTTGCGGTAGCAGTGACGGTAACTAGAGGAAGCAGGGCGAGATTAGCATAGAGCTTGATAACCTAGATCTTGGATAACTCACCACTCGAACAATCTTCGTCGTCACccgaatcatcttcaacttcttccacttctgtGAAAGTCCATTGCTGGTTGGTATTTCCGTCGTAGCATTGCCAAAGTTGGATGAGGGTACCATCATCGGATTTGCCATCGGTGATATCGAGACAGAACCAGTCATTCCATTTTATATTGTTTCCACTGACGGTGTACTGCTGATTGGTATTGTATGAGAAACAATCCCATACTTGAGGTTTGTTTCCATTCCACCATCCACCGTCAGGGATATCGATACATCGGTTCGTAGCGGTATTTTGTAAATGAGAACCGGTCCATTTCCAAGTagtatcatcttcgtcacAATCCTTCAATACTACCTTTGCACCATTCCAATCCCCCTGTGTAGCCAGACACTTGTTGGAGAAAGAATTGGACGATATTTGATATGTGACACCGTCATCTGGTGCGGCAAGTACTAAAGAAGGTAAtaaggaaaggagagagaataaggtgaaggtgtaggttATCGAGGATGCTGACGACATTTTCGGTTGTTTGATATGTTTTTGGGTGATTTATAGGTTGTGTCGATCGGGAAGAGTACCAGACTCTATatggaaagaaaagaacGTGGGGTCGTGAAAGTAGACTGCAAGTTGGTAAGAGAATTGGTGACGTGAGCAAAAGCGTTACAAATCGTGATTGAGCGTTGAAGTGGCAAGTGAAATGTATGCTGGATGAGGGGGTTGTCGTGAAtaggggaagaaggaagaagaatgaaattGGATAAATGAATGGAGAGGGGAGAAGGATAGATGACCGAggagaagtgaagaaagaagaagaaagaaggaggaaagaatgaatgaaagaaagaaaggagtCTGGTGATTTGCAGGTTATTTATACGATACTCACATTGTTTGACTGAcggaaggaagttgaaaggACCCCAAGAGAACAGGGAAAACCAAGAAAGCGGACTGAGCGTGCTTCTGGTTTCTAATTATCTATTCTAGTCGATTCCTTTGTCCTCTCCCTTTGATGTGTCAAACGTGAAAATGGGTCTATTGTTTGTGGGTCTGTGCGTTGATCTGTTTGTGTGTGGTGTGTGGACGATCACTCAATCGTGGTGATGATCAGCGTAGAGTGTATAGAGTCGAGCTAAGAGAGAATATATGGAGGGTGTTCGGATAGAGAGATTTACAAGACAGATTTAGATGAAGGAAGAcaggaaggagatgaagatatagaagaagaaaagaataTATGTATGAGTTGTGTCTATCTTTGCACCACCTCATCGACGTGAATTACTTTGCTTTTACTGTGCATCTGGTTCTATTCCTGCTATTCCAACCCAACCAACCTAGACGCCTCAGTAGTTTACCTTACATCAGGGGCGTTCCCATTTGCTCTCACTTGGCTCTTCATGAACGATGAGATATGTTTACGCGTTAGTGCTGTGGTTTGTGGTGTGTGTCGTCACGTCAAGCCTCAGTTATGCACATCGATTAATGGAATGTCACAAAAAGAAATCATTGACTTTCAGGGTTTCT from Kwoniella europaea PYCC6329 chromosome 2, complete sequence encodes:
- a CDS encoding dihydroorotase, homodimeric type, with translation MPDEIVLPAPADFHVHVRQGKMCELVTPQVAKGGVRTAYVMPNLVPPLTSTDAVLAYKAELERLDPSIQWLMTLYLHPDVTPEEIRKAAKAGISGVKSYPRGVTTNSNSGIEDYGVYYPVFKAMEEEGMVLNLHGEVPSDPEKNISILNAEVHFLSHLKKLAYDFPNLRIVLEHATTSNAVDSVLSLPANVACSITAHHLYLTIDEVAPQPHHFCKPLAKEPKDRKALQEVIKSGNPKFFLGSDSAPHPLSSKIPNLTQDGHSVSACAAGVYTSPILIPLVATLLESFGALDQLQNFVCDNGRNFYTVSAQKGQELRLVRTSREEGKGIVKGTLKGDDGIEVLPFWTGKKLEWEIVN